A genomic window from Leptospiraceae bacterium includes:
- a CDS encoding FecR domain-containing protein has product MQRKFIVIIILFLSLNFSFCENSQNQNLSKKDNSKTETPGGPKARVAWLNGKVILQREGKEIKASTGMELFHKDTIRTGPKSSLEVMLEKTGIIKIAENSLVSLQTFYDQEGSRHNLQIKMGKVISVLKKQNKNSEFSVTTPTSVAGVRGTSFLTIVENPETIRATKKKVPCDTNCVVHFAVIEGSIAVKRHNEKDEVILERNTQLELIPGKKLHRKLIRPLGKRSLRELKHMVIFHKNDLIGYTGLIEELKKNNEELRRIEMHIELEETREKMMRNASRRNLADEVIKTAEKIDDTHYIKKEIHKDKLKLETNKNFED; this is encoded by the coding sequence ATGCAAAGAAAATTTATTGTCATAATTATACTTTTTCTCTCTCTCAACTTTTCCTTCTGCGAAAACTCTCAAAATCAAAATCTTTCCAAAAAAGATAATTCGAAAACAGAAACCCCGGGCGGCCCTAAAGCCAGGGTCGCCTGGTTAAACGGAAAAGTAATCTTACAAAGAGAGGGTAAGGAAATAAAGGCCAGCACCGGTATGGAGCTTTTTCACAAAGATACTATCCGTACCGGCCCAAAGTCCAGTCTCGAAGTAATGCTGGAAAAGACCGGAATTATAAAAATAGCTGAAAATTCCCTGGTAAGCCTCCAGACCTTTTATGATCAGGAAGGTTCCCGACATAACCTGCAAATCAAAATGGGAAAAGTCATTTCGGTTCTAAAAAAACAGAACAAGAATTCCGAGTTTTCTGTTACTACTCCAACTTCTGTTGCGGGGGTAAGGGGAACTTCCTTTTTAACTATCGTAGAAAATCCGGAAACAATTCGCGCCACAAAGAAAAAGGTTCCCTGTGATACAAACTGTGTTGTACATTTTGCTGTAATCGAAGGATCTATTGCAGTAAAAAGGCACAACGAAAAAGATGAAGTTATTCTGGAAAGAAACACACAGCTTGAACTAATTCCTGGAAAGAAGCTTCATAGAAAACTTATTCGTCCTTTAGGAAAACGTTCACTTCGTGAACTAAAACACATGGTCATTTTCCACAAAAATGATTTGATAGGATACACAGGTCTTATCGAAGAACTGAAAAAGAATAACGAAGAATTGCGTCGTATTGAAATGCATATCGAACTGGAAGAAACCAGGGAGAAAATGATGCGCAATGCTTCCAGAAGAAACCTTGCAGATGAAGTCATTAAAACAGCAGAAAAAATAGACGATACACATTATATTAAAAAAGAAATTCATAAAGATAAACTTAAACTCGAAACCAATAAGAATTTCGAGGATTAA